Proteins encoded together in one Canis aureus isolate CA01 chromosome 21, VMU_Caureus_v.1.0, whole genome shotgun sequence window:
- the SDHAF2 gene encoding succinate dehydrogenase assembly factor 2, mitochondrial encodes MAPEGRSRARRTDKRRSIPAAQARSHPPAPPPASRRPSDSQAAAARGARCPSPSGLTRVRRSCPGATAKPRPPLRGAPGRRCQARPRGSPRPSPPHLPRPHGVPGSSPRGSGFRPLPLPTRAQSSPPARPAPLPPHRSSPARSASSFKARTSHRPSPPTAPNSTDPLPVSALAPRPLPAQPAPGRAPPLPGIWRRRRRVRTRPEAREPLSAPGPAPSASGVTRTATSATRRDASSGSGARRRGARFRRSEVPGSGRAVGFRCGSGRMAEAATFPGLARMLALSRRHLVSPLLSTPSNRFYRGDSPTDSQKDLIEIPLPPWQERTDESIETKRARLLYESRKRGMLENCILLSLFAKEYLHHMTEKQLNLYDRLINEPSNDWDIYYWATEAKPAPEIFENEVMALLRDFAKNKNKEQRLRAPDLEYLFEKPH; translated from the exons ATGGCTCCGGAAGGAAGATCGCGAGCCCGGAGAACGGACAAG AGACGCAGCATCCCGGCAGCCCAAGCTCGGTCCcacccgcccgccccgcccccggcctcgcGCCGCCCCTCGGACTCCCAGGCCGCCGCGGCTCGCGGGGCTCGCTGCCCATCACCCTCGGGCCTGACCCGAGTGCGCCGCAGCTGCCCGGGCGCGACGGCGAAGCCCAGGCCTCCGCTGCGAGGGGCCCCGGGACGGCGCTGCCAAGCACGCCCGCGGGGAAGCCCGCGCCCCAGCCCGCCGCACCTGCCGAGGCCCCACGGCGTCCCGGGCTCGAGTCCCCGCGGGTCTGGTTTCCGGCCGCTTCCACTCCCCACCCGGGCCCAGTCCTCGCCCCCAGCTAGGCCCGCCCCGCTCCCTCCCCACAGATCCAGCCCGGCGCGCTCGGCCTCCTCCTTCAAAGCCCGCACCTCCCACCGCCCGTCGCCTCCGACTGCCCCAAACTCAACCGACCCCCTCCCAGTCTCAGCGCTGGCCCCGCGCCCTCTTCCGGCTCAGCCGGCCCCCGGCCGCGCGCCCCCGTTACCGGGAatatggcggcggcggcggcgagtcCGGACTAGGCCCGAAGCGCGCGAACCGCTCtcggccccaggccccgccccctccgcctcTGGCGTCACGCGCACAGCCACTTCCGCCACACGCAGGGACGCATCTTCCGGCTCAGGCGCTCGGCGCCGAGGTGCGCGGTTCAGGCGTTCGGAAGTTCCCGGAAGTGGCCGAGCTGTAGGTTTCCGGTGCGGGTCGGGAAGGATGGCGGAGGCCGCCACGTTCCCGGGTCTGGCACGG ATGCTTGCTCTGTCAAGGCGCCACCTAGTGTCTCCTTTGCTCAGCACACCATCCAACCGTTTCTACAGAGGTGATAGCCCAACAGACTCCCAAAAAGACCTGATTGAAATCCCTTTGCCTCCATGGCAGGAGCGAACCGATGAATCCATAGAAACCAAAAGAGCCCGGCTGCTCTACGAGAGCAGAAAGAGGGGAATGTTGGAAAACTGTATACTCCTTAG ccTCTTTGCTAAAGAGTATCTGCACCACATGACTGAGAAACAGCTGAACCTCTATGATCGCCTGATTAATGAGCCCAGCAATGACTGGGATATTTACTACTGGGCCACAG